CTTCCAGTCCCCCACATACTCATAGTGGTCATCAGCGTCGCTCGATGCAACACTCCCATGACGGCAGTTGCAATACAGGTCGTTACAAAAAATTGCATACTCCCTCGCTGGGTATCTCTGTCTAACCACAAACACTGCATTATTTCACCGTGTCGCAATCCTCAGCAGCACCCTTGCACTCAGCATGGTGTACCCCAGTGTTGCCTTCCAATTGCTGCACACGTTCTTCTAATAACGCATATGATTGCGCCAATCTTCTATGCGCTACTTTTTGCTGAGAAAGAGTAACGTCGGCAAAAAAAGCTCTCACGACAACGAGGACAAACGGAGCAAAAACCATCAGCAAGGAAGCTCCGTTAGATGTCATTAATTGTGAACCGCCCTTTCCCGCAGCCACCGAGCACGATGTTATTACAATAAAAACAATCCACCACGAGGCATATCGGGCATGCAATTTTTTTCGGGCTACAAACAGCAGCACAAGCAAAATCAAACAACCAGAAAAAATACTCATGCCCCACGTAGAAAGCATTGCCATACGATTACCGCTCAGTTTTATTTTTAGAGGATAGCGTTACGTCTCCGACAACAAGCACAAACGATTGCAACATGTAGTCTACAAGCGAAAGAAAGCAATCAAACACACGCGATGAGCCGTGTTTTCGTTGTTCAAACGCTACAGAATATTCAGAAACAATCATTCCGGCTTCACGAACAAGACACAGCGGCCCTATGTCCTGATAATCAAACAGGGATATTTTCTCTTCTGCAAACAGTGTTGCAACCTTTCTATTCATAACTCGAAAACCGGACGTTGAATCGCACACAGCGGTGCGTGATACAATCCCGAAGATACGCCGTGTGTATTGCTTCAGCATTCCTCCACGCTCAGGATCGGAAGCAATTACAATATCAGCCTGCTGTCGCTCCTGTTCTTCCAATAGCTGCGGAATATGTCTGGCAGGATGCTGTGCATCACCATCCATACAGACAAATGTTGTCACATCCCGCTCAAGTCCGAAGCGCAGACCTGTTTGTGTCGCGCACCATGCCCCCAGCCGCACCGGAAGCCGGAGCACAATTGCTCCGG
The DNA window shown above is from Halodesulfovibrio sp. and carries:
- a CDS encoding glycosyltransferase family 2 protein; this encodes MAAPHKDRLLVVIPAHNEEPSLPEVLAPLLERGYQVVVVDDASEDSTASVAKKAGAIVLRLPVRLGAWCATQTGLRFGLERDVTTFVCMDGDAQHPARHIPQLLEEQERQQADIVIASDPERGGMLKQYTRRIFGIVSRTAVCDSTSGFRVMNRKVATLFAEEKISLFDYQDIGPLCLVREAGMIVSEYSVAFEQRKHGSSRVFDCFLSLVDYMLQSFVLVVGDVTLSSKNKTER